A segment of the Desulfurococcus mucosus DSM 2162 genome:
CAAGCCATTAGAGAAGCTTGTTGAGTAGGCTGCGAAGGCTTTACTGCTTCTTCACGCAGACGAATCCCTGTGCATCCGGGTCGTAGAAGATGTTTTCGAAGCCAGCTCTAGACAGCCTGTTCCTTATCCCCTTAAGTATATCCGGTGCTCCATGGCGCCTTGGCTCACCCGTGTAATGGAAGAGCACTCCACCGGGTTGTAGAACCCTGTAGAGCTCAATGTAAAAGTCAAGGCTGTAAAGTTCACCGGTACTTCTAGTGAACCTGGGAGGATCATGTATTATCCTCCCAAAGGACTCTGAGGGAAGCGTTGAAACGCCTTCCACGACATCCCTTATCTCAATCCTGATTCTCCCGCTACTTAGACTCCTGCTCCACGGGTTCCTCTCAGCTATCCACACCACATTCTCATCTACTTCAAAAGTATGCACGAAGCCGGCATCTTTCTCCAGGGAGGCTATGGCCGTGTAGCCTAAGCCCATGCATGTGTCTAGGACGCTCATACCTCTCCTCACTTTAGCAGCGCGAACCTTAACTAATGCATCGTGCCACGGATCGGTTCCCTGTATTCTATGCATGTGGATTCCGTTTATTTCAAGCGTGGGAGCCGTGTTCTCCCCGGTTGCCTTCAACTTGTAGAAGCCTTTCTCGGAATGCAGTAGAACCTCGTATATCCTCCCGGACTTCTCGAGAAGCACTATTCTATCCGGCTCGCTTGGCTCGAGGTCTCCTATACTGGCTTCCAGCTCTCCTATAGTGATCCTGTTGTTCTCCACGCAGACCCTTGTCCTCGACAAGCCTATGTCAAGTGTAATGTCGACGCAGCCCTGTTGCCTCCTTAATTCTTCCACCGTGAAATATGTGAACCAGTATCCTTCAACAGGCTTGAAGCGGTTGGCGGCATCCATGTATCCTACCCTTCACCCTGGCTGTATGATGTGTCGAGTGGCATGTATCTCTGGACGGAGGCGTGTGACGAGATACGTGTCCTCAACTCGTTTATCAGTCTCGAGGATCCCTCGACCACGAGGACCATGATGAAGCCGTCGCGCACCTTGTATAAACTATAGGCTGAAACCACATCAGTATACTTGGAGAAGAGGTTTGGCGGCGGGGAAGCACTCGTGTAGGCCACTATCACACCTCTACATTCATGCTCTTTTTCCCCGTGGAGGTTTTCATGTATGTACTCGTTCAACGCATTGGAGACTATGGTGGATCTATCGCAGTGCAACAGCTCTGCGAGGTTATCGAGTCTCTCAGCTATGTTTGACGGTATACTTATACCGAATCTCCTCTTTACATGCCTACTCATGGCGACCCTGCCTCCTAATGAACACTGTGTAAAGGAAGAGGAGTACAAGGATTAAGCCGCTTGCGCCGACGGGACTCAACCCTTGTTCTATTGCCACGAGGTATCCCAGTGCGGAGGATGCTGTTGATACTAGTAGCGTTGAAAACAAGTGCTCTCTGCTGTTGCCGGAGATTCTTGCCCCTATTAGAGGCGGCAGGAGGATCATGACGTGCTCCATTATGTATCCGCTGACCCTTAGCAACCCTATTGTTGCGAGACCTATCGCTGTGAACGATGCAAAGTCGTAAAGCCAGACCCTTAACCCGGCGATCTTGGCTGACACAGGGTCGATGCTTATGAAGACTGTTTCCTCGTAGATTAGAAGTACTAGGGCTAAGACGATGAATGATATTGTCGATGCCGCAATCATGTCGTTCACAGTCATGAGAACAGGGTCCCCGAGCATTATGCTTGACAAGCTGTAGCGTGCTGGGAAAGCTGTTAACACATAGTATGCTGCAATAACGCCTGCTGATGAAGTAAACGAGACCATGAAGGAGGATACTTTGTTGGGGTCCAGTCCCCTGTAGATGAAGTAGCCTGCTATGTAGACCAGTGCCAGTCCTATGGGTATAGCTGAGTAATAGATACTCGTGTTGAATAGTGATGCCAGCAGGTAACCCAATGTAACGGCCAGGAAGCTGCCATGGGTGGAGCCGGCTACAAGGAATTCTAGCCCCCTGTAATATGTTAGTAGTCCAACGGAGCTTAACGCCAGCCCGGTGAGCCAGTATACCAGTGTTTTCTCAACCCCTACTGTTCGGGAAGCCTCTGCAAGCAACAGGGAGAAAAACAGTGAAACAAGTGCCAGCAATACAACTCTTCCGCCACTCATTTAAGCAGCCACCTTGATGCAATTAGACCGGCTATGAAGCCTACAATAATGTAGACTACTATCATGAGGTACTCTGAAAGCCCGCTTTGAGCCGGGGATGCCCCGGTAACCCCTGCATTATTGATGCTTACATTGCCAAGCACTGAAACCACGTATCCTAGTTTCCCAGGTATGGAGCCTTCAGCCATGGGTGACGGGATCCCGACTGCTACCACCCCGTATCGTCTCGACAATTCTACCAGGGTATTGCTCTCGCTTGAAACAGGAGGCGACGTGTAGAATACGATTGGTATGGTTCCATTCCTCAGCAATCCCTCTACTGTACTCAGATCCAGGGGGCTAGGCTGGACATCGTGTTCAGGTATAAGCGACTTCACCACTTTGAATCCCATCCACTCGACGGCGTACTGTAACACCGGTGTGTCTACCACCGTGGGCACCCCCATGTATCTCCCATGGCTTTTCGAAATCAAGCGTGCGAGAGAAGCTATCACATCCATGGCCTTCGCCCTATAGCAGTCTGCCTTAGAGGGGTTTAGAGCCACTAATGTAGACGTAAGGTTTTCAACGAATAGAAGATAGTTCAAGGGGTCATATATCGGCATGTGCAGGTTTTCCTGCCCCGTAGACGGGTTGATGGCTATCCGGAGCCCGGGGATCTCCAATATATTGATCAGGGTGGCGTTCAACCCGCCCTGCATTACGAGCTCACTTATCTGCATCTCCACGCCGGTATGGCCGGTTGAAACTATCAATGTGGCCTTCCTTAATTTATCGTAATCACTGGTCGACAACTGGTATTCATGGGGGTCGACGCCAGGGGGAACTAAATAGTCGACACTATCGTTATCGCATAGAAGGGACTTCACATCGTTAACCATGCTTGGAAACACTGTGATGACGCGTATCCCGCCTTCTGCAACAGCGGTCTGCGCAGGCAGTATGCTAATCAATACCAGCAGAACTATGGTGACATGAGGGAGTGAGCGTGCAATCATCTATGTCACCCTTGTGCACAAATTTATTAGGGACCTTATAAATGCTTTGTGCACAAGGGTGCAGCCATGCTGATAGAACTAGTGAATGTAACCGTTGGACGCGGTGGTACAGTGGTATTGAGAGATGTAAACTCCATTATTAAGGGGCCTGGACTAGTACAGGTGATAGGGCCGAATGGTGCAGGTAAGACAACGCTTTTCCTCACGATTCTAGGTGTGATACGGCCTGTTAGAGGAGTCGTTAGAGTGAACGGTGTCGAGGTGAATGGCGACCCTGGGAAACTGGGGGAGATGGTGTCCTATGTGCCGCAGAGATTCTATATGCCTCGAGATGCCCCTTTATCCCTCTGGGAGTTCGTTGAAATGTATGCTAAGACATATAGTAGGAGAGGCGGGGCCCGTGGATCCCTAGACTATGTGAGGAGCAAAGTATCCTCGGCCCTGGAAACCGTGAGGCTACCTAGGGAGGTTTGGCAGAGAAGGGTTAGTGAGCTGAGCGGGGGGCAACTCCAGAGGGCTTTAATCGCCAGGGCTCTCTCAGTGGATGCGGAGATACTCCTGATGGATGAACCCCTCTCCAACATAGATCCTGAAGGAAGAGGCATTCTGGCTGACATAATAGGTGAGCTCTCAAGGGAGAAACTCCTACTTGTATCGAGCCACGACCCCATGCTTCTCCTACCCTACACAAGCAAGATACTGTTACTCGGGTATGGAGAGTATAGGTATGGTGATCCAGACGAGATACTCACACGGGAAGCCCTCGTGAAGATATATAAGGGGTGTGCCATAATACTCAGCGACCACGCACACATAGCTGATTGGCACTGAAACGGTGCATTATAACCTTGAGAATGCTTGAAGGCGAGTTATGGGAGTACATGGGTAAAGTATACATTGTGAAGGGGTTTCAGCACCCCGAGGATATGCTGATAGCTTACCCGAGGTACAGCCTCTACACGGCTGAAAAAATACAGGGATGGCTCCAGGGAAGCGGGCTCAACACCGTTTATTGGGAGTGTATTAAATCGAAGGTGCCGGTCATACCCCTATCGGGAAGCACGTGTTTCCAGCAGAGGACGAGCCTCCGCGTCCAGCTAATCCCGGTGCTTCTCCGTGACGTGCTGGGTTTGGATGAGGGAGACATCTACGTCTCCGGCTCCTCCAGAGTGCTCGCTGAGCACGGTGATGTTGACGTTGTAGTGTATGGTGCAGGAGAGGACTTGGTTCACGACCTAGAGAACCTGGTGGGAAGAGGCGTGTTTAAGCGTGTTAATGAATGGGTGCTTGTAAGGGAGTATCTTGAGAAGCATAGTGGCAGGATGAGCCTGGCAGACTACCTATGGTTCAAGAGGGACACTGTACTCCACTTGGATGTAATGGGATACCATGTAAATCTCAGGCCAGTTGTATACACTAAGGGAGTACAGGGATGCATTGACCCCGTTCACCGGGTGAGCAAGTATACTGGAAGGCTACGTGTCATTGAACAAGTTTCAAGCCGTTTGATACCCTCGAGGTATATAGCCGTGCTTGAGGGAGGTGAAGAGGTTGTTCTTGAATCCATGAGGGAAGTCTACTCCGAGCTCGCCCTAGGCAATTACATTGTGATCGAGGGTAGGATTGAGGAGAGACGTGGTGGCTTATACCTGGTTCCTGATCACGGAGTTTTAAAGCCTACTCTGTAGACTCCTCAATCATCATGGATTTAAAGGAGGAGAGATAGAAGAAAAATATTCGTGTCAACTCTTCCATAAAATACTGGGCTACCTCAATAATCCATGTCTCTTTATAATGCCGTATACGTAGTCAGGCGTCAACGGTATCCTGGCAACTTCCCTGGCTGCCTCCTTGCTTCTCAACGCGTGCGCAACTGCATTGGCTATGCTTGGAGCTATACCCACGATCGATGGTTCTCCAAGTCCCTTTGCACCGAATGGTGCCCTAATGTAGCCTGCTTCAACGAAGTCTACAATTATCCTTTCGGGAATATCCATGCCGGTAGGTATGTGGTATGTTGATAGATTAGTGTTATAGACATGCCCATCGGGACTGTGATATGTGTCCTCCATTAATGCATAACCCATTCCCTGCAGGTATCCTCCCACGCCGTGGTGTTCCGCGCCAGTTCTATTGATTACTCTTCCAATATCGTAGACTGTTACTGCTTCCTTGACTCTGACGACACCTGTCTCCATGTCAACTTCAACGTCGCTCACTATGGCTCCATAGGTGTAGGTGAAGTATGGTTGTCCTGTACCGGTTTCCTCATGCCACTCGGCTGGAGGCGCCCTATAGTAGCCGAACTCCTGTAGTGGAACACCCTTCCAGAATGCCTGCTCAACAAGCTCCTTCCAGGTTATATGGTGACCTGGGTCGTCTCTACAATATACTTTCGGAGCATCTATTACAACATCCTCGGGGCTCTTGCATCCAAGCATTGAAGATGCAAGCTCGTTGAGCCTTCTCCTCAGCTTGTAGGCTGCGACTAGTGTTGCGTTTCCACCCATGGCAGTGCTTCTCGATGCAACCGTGGGACCCGAGTCAGGTGTGGACGCTGTATCGGGGAGCTCCACCTTGAAGTAGTTTGGCGGCACACCCAGTATCTCGGCAGCTATGTTCACTAATCCCTGGATGGATCCCTGCCCCATGTCTGTCAGCCCTGTCCTGAACAATATACTTCCATCCCTCTGGATTATGATCGTTGCCGATGAGTAGTCCGCTCCCTCCGCTCCAATACTGTTACCGTGGTAGAATACCGCTATACCTATTCCACGCCTCATGCTGCCACTTATCTGCGAGTACAGCTTCCTCTTCTCGTGCCACTTGCTCAGCTCCACGGCCCTCTCTATTGCCTCAACCAGTCCAACGCCGTGATCCAATAGTTGCCCATGGACTGTTCTATCCCCGGGTCTCAGGGCGTTCCTGAGCCTTATCTCCACTGGGTCTATTCCAAGCTCCTCTGCCAGTATGTCCATCTGCCTCTCTACAGCGAAGGTGACCTGCGGGTTTCCGAAGCCCCTGAACGCTCCAGCCGGTACCCTGTTAGTGTAGACGACCGCTAGGTCGACTTTCGCATTATACACCTTGTAGGGGCCTGTGCTGTGGACTATAGCCCTCCATCCCACGAAGGGCCCCAGGCTGGCGTACGCACCGGTGTCAAGCACTATCTCTGCTTCAACACCTAGTAATGTCCCGTCTCTCTTGGCTGCGTGCCTATACCTGGCTATCATGGGATGCCTCTTCGTGTGACCTATTATTGACTCCTCCCTTGTATGCAACACTACCGCCGGTCTCTTGGTATACATGGCTGCCAGCGCCGCCTTAGCGGCGATCTCGTTTCCAACATCCTCTGCACCGCCGAAGCCTCCTCCGAGTGCCGGGGCTATGACTCTCACCATGTTGAATGGGAGTCCCAGGACGTTGGAGACAGCCCGTCTTGTGTCGAAGGGACACTGTGTCTTAGCATATATTGTGACTCCTCCATCCGGCTCAGGTATGGCGATGGCTGCCTCGGGCTCTAGGTATGCGTGCTCCTGCATAGGAGTTCTGTATTCGTTCTCCACTATTACACTGGCATTTCTGAATGCTTCATCAATGTTTCCAACCCTGATCTTGTATCTCGATAAGATGTCGCTTCCGCGTTCATCATGTATCAGGGTATGTGGCTTCTCCCTCAGCCCGTTCCATTCAACTATCTTCAATGGGTCTATGAATACTTCTAGTGGCTCGTAGTCAACGTGCACTCTTTCCCCAGCGTCCCTGGCGTTTTCAAGGCTTTCAGCCACTACTAGTGCAACTGTATCACCTATGTACCTTACTTTCCTATCTGCTATAAGAGGTTGGTCGGGTAGTACGTAGCCGACGTCATTTATACCGGGTATGTCCCTAGATGTAATCACCCTTACAACGCCTGGGTATCTAGCTGCCTCCGAGACATCGATGCTCTTGATCCATGCATGGGCGTACCTTGACCTCACGCTGTACACGAATACAGGGTTCTTGAGGAGCCTTATGAAGTCGGCTGTGTATATCGGCTTACCCGTTAACTTACTTATGGCGTCCCATCTCACTACATGCTTGCCAACATACTTGAACTCCTTCGTCGGCTTCTCCTTGGTTTCATTGAATACTTTTTCAACTATCTCAACATACTCAGGCTTACTCATACTCCCACCCCTAGGACACCACCTTCATATGATACTTCTCCCTCACCTGCTTCTCATCGAAGTAGACTTTCCCTTCACTAATGTACTTCGCGGCAAGCTTTGCGGCAGCAAAGTAGTAGTGGTAGCTTCCACATCTGCAGAGAGTGCTGCTCAACCACTCTTTCACCTCTTCGAAGCTTGGGTTGGGATTATGATCCAGTAACGCCTTGGTCATCATCATGAAGCCCGGTGTACAGAACCCGCATTGCACGCCCCTGGTCTCAATGAATGCCACCTGGATGGCGTGTAGTTTCCCTTCAGGCGCTAAGCCCTCAAGGGTTGTTACCTTGGCTCCGTCCAGCGTCGACGTCAATGTTAGGCATGAATGCCTCGGCAAGCCGTTCACCAACACTATACATGTACCGCATTCTCCTCTTCCACATCCTTCCTTGACGCTGGTTAGTCCAAGCCTGTACCTCAGTGTGTCTATGAGTCTCTCATGTGGCGGCACCTCTAAGATGTGTTCAACACCGTTTACCTCGAGCTTCACCTTAACGGTTCTCGTCAACCTATATCACCCCACTCGAGATACGTTTCTCCGCCAGGAGGAGGCCCCTCCTAAGGGAGGTTTTCGACATGTCGAGCCTATACTCATCGCTTGTCCACCAGTCACTGATCCTCTTCATTTCTCTCTCTAGGCATGACTCGGCTTCCCTGAGAACGCTCTCACTCAATGTTTTACCGATTACACACTCCTCCGTCATCCTCGCTCTGCCAGGTATCCTGCGCTCCTTCACCATGTCGAACGCTATTCTCACGTCTTTCACGCGTTCTCCCTCCTTGGTGAGGTAGAATGCTCCCGTGACGATGCCAGCTATTATCAACTCCCTCCTGTCGAACTTTATGAAGGCACTGCTCGTGCCACTAGGGGGCTCCCTGAAGGATATCTCGGTAATGAGCTCATTGGGTTTGATAATTGTAGTCCTCTTATCGACCAGGAACTCCTCGAGGCTTACCTCCCTTACACCGCTGGCGCTTTCAAGCCTTAGTCTTGCATCGTAGACCAGTAGTAGTGTTATGTAGTCGCTGTATTGCGTTGCCGAGGCTATGTTACCGCCTATGGTTGCATTAAACCTTATCGCCATTGTACCGAACTTCTTGAAGACATCGGTGAAGCCAGCGTACCTGATGTCTCGGTGGAGCGTGCTCCGGCTTATCTCCCACAGTGTTGTCAAGGCTCCGATCCTCACTACTCCGTTCTCGATCTTCACATAGGAGAGATCCTTTTTCAACGGGGAGAGGTCTACCAGGAACCGTGGCACCGGTATCCTTCTATCCCTTATCAATACTAGTAGTTCTGTGCCTCCAGCAAGCGGCTTTGCCTCCGGCGAATACTTGTCGAGGAACTGTAGTGCGTCATGGATGTCTCTGGGGCGGTAGACGTCGAAGATACCGCAACACCCCCCTTGTTCACCATTTAGTAAAGCACACCCGTGGGTAATAAATATTTACGAGTTCTACTGATTGATACCAATTTAAATATTGGCTCCCACTTAGAAGAAGATTGAGGTGTGAGAGCCTTGAAGGTATGTAGAGATGTAACAGAATGTATTGGCGGCACCCCGATAGTGAGACTGTCAAGAATACTACCTGAAGGATTCACGGCCGAGATATGGGGTAAGATGGAGTTCACTAATCCAACGGGAAGCGTGAAGGACAGAATGGCCCTCTACATGATAAAGAGAGCCGTTGAGAAAGGCGAGTTGAAGCCGGGCATGACCATAGTGGTGCCGACGACCGGGAACACGGGGATAGCGTTCTCAGCGCTTGCAAGCGTCCTAGGCTTCAAGGTGTTGATAGTGATACCTGAAGAGATGAGTGCTGAGCGCTTCATGCTGATGAGGCTCTTTGGTGCAGAGTTCTACTTCACACCGGGCGGTGAAGCCGACGCCGGTACAGCTCTTGAAACAGCTAGGAGACTTGTCGCCGAGAACCCTGATAAATACTACCTCTTCGACCAGTGGGGTGACGAAGCCAATATACAGGCACACTATGAGACAACCGGTAGAGAGATAATAGAGCAGGTCGGATGTCCTAAGGCGTTCGTAGCAGAGGTTGGAACAGGCGGCACCCTGATAGGTATAGCTAGGAGGCTAAAGGAGGAGTGCAAGGATGTTATAGTAGCCGGTGCTGAGCCGGCTGAGTGCCCTGTCGCAGCCGAATGGTTCAAGACCGGGAAACCAGGACCATGGGGTAGGCATGAGATCGAGGGAGTGGGGGACGGCTTCATACCCGACATAATTGCTAGAAACAAGCACCTCCTAGACGACTTCGTAACCGTGAGCAGTGAGGAAGCAATACAGATGGCTAGGAAAATTGCGAGACTAGAAGGGCTCCCAGTCGGTATAAGTAGCGGGGCAAACGTAGTAGCCGCGATAAAGCTTGCCAGAACCCGTAAATTAGAGAGCGGCGACAAGGTTGTAACCATACTCCCAGACTACGCTGCCAGATACTTCAGCACAAGGCTATTCAAGAAGAAAAGGGAAGTAGTGAATAGGAAGCAATTACTGGAGGAACTCGACATTTAGTTTTCGGGAAGCATTGAAAACCTGTTTTTAACCCTCTATTCTCCTCTCATCTACACATCCTTTAAGCCACAGGTAGACGATGGCGCTGTGACACCAGCCTGCATGGGTGAACCGAACAATCTCTCCATATATAGACCTAAATATAGATCTAGGCGAGGAAACATATTTAAAGGCATCTATATATACATGGCCGAGGATTTATAAGTAAAACTAAATCCGATTGAAATCCAGAGGCCGGTGGTGAATGCTATCATGGTTTCCGGCGACAGGTTTACGAGGAGTGTTAAGATATGGTTTGCAGAGTCTGCAACCTATAACTTCACAGTGAACATTTCGATGGGTTTAGTATACGCTCTGCTGATAAAG
Coding sequences within it:
- a CDS encoding class I SAM-dependent methyltransferase produces the protein MDAANRFKPVEGYWFTYFTVEELRRQQGCVDITLDIGLSRTRVCVENNRITIGELEASIGDLEPSEPDRIVLLEKSGRIYEVLLHSEKGFYKLKATGENTAPTLEINGIHMHRIQGTDPWHDALVKVRAAKVRRGMSVLDTCMGLGYTAIASLEKDAGFVHTFEVDENVVWIAERNPWSRSLSSGRIRIEIRDVVEGVSTLPSESFGRIIHDPPRFTRSTGELYSLDFYIELYRVLQPGGVLFHYTGEPRRHGAPDILKGIRNRLSRAGFENIFYDPDAQGFVCVKKQ
- a CDS encoding CopG family ribbon-helix-helix protein is translated as MSRHVKRRFGISIPSNIAERLDNLAELLHCDRSTIVSNALNEYIHENLHGEKEHECRGVIVAYTSASPPPNLFSKYTDVVSAYSLYKVRDGFIMVLVVEGSSRLINELRTRISSHASVQRYMPLDTSYSQGEG
- a CDS encoding metal ABC transporter permease; the encoded protein is MSGGRVVLLALVSLFFSLLLAEASRTVGVEKTLVYWLTGLALSSVGLLTYYRGLEFLVAGSTHGSFLAVTLGYLLASLFNTSIYYSAIPIGLALVYIAGYFIYRGLDPNKVSSFMVSFTSSAGVIAAYYVLTAFPARYSLSSIMLGDPVLMTVNDMIAASTISFIVLALVLLIYEETVFISIDPVSAKIAGLRVWLYDFASFTAIGLATIGLLRVSGYIMEHVMILLPPLIGARISGNSREHLFSTLLVSTASSALGYLVAIEQGLSPVGASGLILVLLFLYTVFIRRQGRHE
- a CDS encoding metal ABC transporter substrate-binding protein; its protein translation is MIARSLPHVTIVLLVLISILPAQTAVAEGGIRVITVFPSMVNDVKSLLCDNDSVDYLVPPGVDPHEYQLSTSDYDKLRKATLIVSTGHTGVEMQISELVMQGGLNATLINILEIPGLRIAINPSTGQENLHMPIYDPLNYLLFVENLTSTLVALNPSKADCYRAKAMDVIASLARLISKSHGRYMGVPTVVDTPVLQYAVEWMGFKVVKSLIPEHDVQPSPLDLSTVEGLLRNGTIPIVFYTSPPVSSESNTLVELSRRYGVVAVGIPSPMAEGSIPGKLGYVVSVLGNVSINNAGVTGASPAQSGLSEYLMIVVYIIVGFIAGLIASRWLLK
- a CDS encoding metal ABC transporter ATP-binding protein; this translates as MLIELVNVTVGRGGTVVLRDVNSIIKGPGLVQVIGPNGAGKTTLFLTILGVIRPVRGVVRVNGVEVNGDPGKLGEMVSYVPQRFYMPRDAPLSLWEFVEMYAKTYSRRGGARGSLDYVRSKVSSALETVRLPREVWQRRVSELSGGQLQRALIARALSVDAEILLMDEPLSNIDPEGRGILADIIGELSREKLLLVSSHDPMLLLPYTSKILLLGYGEYRYGDPDEILTREALVKIYKGCAIILSDHAHIADWH
- a CDS encoding xanthine dehydrogenase family protein molybdopterin-binding subunit, which encodes MSKPEYVEIVEKVFNETKEKPTKEFKYVGKHVVRWDAISKLTGKPIYTADFIRLLKNPVFVYSVRSRYAHAWIKSIDVSEAARYPGVVRVITSRDIPGINDVGYVLPDQPLIADRKVRYIGDTVALVVAESLENARDAGERVHVDYEPLEVFIDPLKIVEWNGLREKPHTLIHDERGSDILSRYKIRVGNIDEAFRNASVIVENEYRTPMQEHAYLEPEAAIAIPEPDGGVTIYAKTQCPFDTRRAVSNVLGLPFNMVRVIAPALGGGFGGAEDVGNEIAAKAALAAMYTKRPAVVLHTREESIIGHTKRHPMIARYRHAAKRDGTLLGVEAEIVLDTGAYASLGPFVGWRAIVHSTGPYKVYNAKVDLAVVYTNRVPAGAFRGFGNPQVTFAVERQMDILAEELGIDPVEIRLRNALRPGDRTVHGQLLDHGVGLVEAIERAVELSKWHEKRKLYSQISGSMRRGIGIAVFYHGNSIGAEGADYSSATIIIQRDGSILFRTGLTDMGQGSIQGLVNIAAEILGVPPNYFKVELPDTASTPDSGPTVASRSTAMGGNATLVAAYKLRRRLNELASSMLGCKSPEDVVIDAPKVYCRDDPGHHITWKELVEQAFWKGVPLQEFGYYRAPPAEWHEETGTGQPYFTYTYGAIVSDVEVDMETGVVRVKEAVTVYDIGRVINRTGAEHHGVGGYLQGMGYALMEDTYHSPDGHVYNTNLSTYHIPTGMDIPERIIVDFVEAGYIRAPFGAKGLGEPSIVGIAPSIANAVAHALRSKEAAREVARIPLTPDYVYGIIKRHGLLR
- a CDS encoding (2Fe-2S)-binding protein, with the protein product MTRTVKVKLEVNGVEHILEVPPHERLIDTLRYRLGLTSVKEGCGRGECGTCIVLVNGLPRHSCLTLTSTLDGAKVTTLEGLAPEGKLHAIQVAFIETRGVQCGFCTPGFMMMTKALLDHNPNPSFEEVKEWLSSTLCRCGSYHYYFAAAKLAAKYISEGKVYFDEKQVREKYHMKVVS
- a CDS encoding FAD binding domain-containing protein, which codes for MFDVYRPRDIHDALQFLDKYSPEAKPLAGGTELLVLIRDRRIPVPRFLVDLSPLKKDLSYVKIENGVVRIGALTTLWEISRSTLHRDIRYAGFTDVFKKFGTMAIRFNATIGGNIASATQYSDYITLLLVYDARLRLESASGVREVSLEEFLVDKRTTIIKPNELITEISFREPPSGTSSAFIKFDRRELIIAGIVTGAFYLTKEGERVKDVRIAFDMVKERRIPGRARMTEECVIGKTLSESVLREAESCLEREMKRISDWWTSDEYRLDMSKTSLRRGLLLAEKRISSGVI
- a CDS encoding PLP-dependent cysteine synthase family protein, with product MKVCRDVTECIGGTPIVRLSRILPEGFTAEIWGKMEFTNPTGSVKDRMALYMIKRAVEKGELKPGMTIVVPTTGNTGIAFSALASVLGFKVLIVIPEEMSAERFMLMRLFGAEFYFTPGGEADAGTALETARRLVAENPDKYYLFDQWGDEANIQAHYETTGREIIEQVGCPKAFVAEVGTGGTLIGIARRLKEECKDVIVAGAEPAECPVAAEWFKTGKPGPWGRHEIEGVGDGFIPDIIARNKHLLDDFVTVSSEEAIQMARKIARLEGLPVGISSGANVVAAIKLARTRKLESGDKVVTILPDYAARYFSTRLFKKKREVVNRKQLLEELDI